One segment of Podospora pseudopauciseta strain CBS 411.78 chromosome 5 map unlocalized CBS411.78m_5.2, whole genome shotgun sequence DNA contains the following:
- a CDS encoding uncharacterized protein (COG:S; EggNog:ENOG503PD4K), which translates to MMFPTRSRRKGAPLLPLRFLTTWSLLASSTTTLALSTIHNPKYQCPSSPPPALTPHQLLSASCPHPIPGSLTETLFSNSSSHITPWTHAPVCELTNGLTGQYCTYTNSHHGHRGFSLVTTPSRAADVASWFLDLPLPKPSDGAEGEKYKVVTIPGKGKGVIATKEIKQWEEIILDYATLVVDVGFTVEVNALRGYRLLHKAVEQMGDGGNGVMELGKSSEHAQDVVENVLRTNAFSTRVGEGDYMAVYPTVSVSLVSPTGLLNRGKKSKMLTVHPSSAYTRFIQESLQVSIAASKPISPGEEITISYLTLGKTSSERAHLLKKWGFTCSCPLCTSPPSTIAASDARRKEIAKLQDLAIRAFQANKPYQALRLTRQILPLLPKEELFPLESEQLENMSRIYFVLNDMDKAEKYARLSLEVLARQGYIKWVEGWMVGKMFRRFEEEEGPRGVRY; encoded by the exons ATGATGTTCCCAACACGCAGCCGAAGAAAAGGGGCCCCCTTATTACCCCTCAGGTTTCTCACCACATGGTCCCTCCTcgcttcatcaacaacaacactggCGTTATCCACCATCCACAACCCCAAATACCAAtgcccctcctctccacccccagCTCTCACGCCACACCAACTCCTCTCTGCCAGCtgcccccatcccatccctgGTTCACTGACAGAAACCCTCTTTTCCAACTCCAGCTCCCACATCACCCCCTGGACCCACGCCCCAGTCTGCGAGCTCACCAATGGCCTGACCGGTCAATACTGCACCTACACCAACtcccaccacggccaccgcGGCTTCTCCCTTGTCACCACGCCCTCCCGCGCCGCAGACGTTGCCTCCTGGTTTCTTGACCTCCCCTTACCCAAACCCTCGGACGGCGCTGAAGGCGAGAAATACAAAGTCGTTACCATCCCCGGAAAAGGCAAGGGCGTCATAGCCACGAAGGAAATCAAGCAATGGGAGGAGATTATACTTGACTATGCCACGCTCGTGGTGGATGTTGGTTTCACGGTGGAGGTGAATGCGTTGAGGGGGTACAGACTGCTGCATAAAGCAGTCGAACagatgggtgatgggggtaACGGTGTGATGGAACTGGGGAAGAGCAGCGAGCACGCTCAGGATGTGGTGGAGAACGTGCTGAGGACGAATGCGTTTAGCACGagggtcggggagggggattaCATGGCGGTTTATCCTACTGTTTCGGTGAGTCTTGTCTCCCCCACGGGGCTGTTGAATAGGGGAAAGAA AAGCAAAATGCTAACAGTACATCCCTCCAGCGCCTACACCCGCTTCATCCAAGAATCCCTCCAAGTCTCCATCGCAGCCTCCAAACCCATCTCCCCGGGCGAGGAAATCACCATCTCCT ACCTAACCCTAGGCAAAACCTCCTCGGAACGcgcccacctcctcaaaaaaTGGGGCTTCACCTGCTCCTGCCCCCTctgcacctcccccccttccaccatcgccgcctcCGACGCCCGCCGGAAAGAAATCGCAAAGCTCCAAGACCTCGCCATCCGCGCCTTCCAAGCCAACAAGCCGTACCAAGCTCTGCGCCTGACGAGACAGATCTTGCCTCTTCTGCCAAAGGAGGAGCTCTTCCCGCTTGAGAGTGAGCAGCTGGAGAATATGAGCAGGATTTACTTTGTGTTGAACGACATGGACAAGGCGGAAAAGTACGCGAGGCTGAGTTTGGAGGTGCTGGCGAGGCAGGGGTATATCAagtgggtggaggggtggatggTGGGCAAGATGTTTAGaaggtttgaggaggaggaggggcctAGGGGGGTGAGGTATTGA
- a CDS encoding uncharacterized protein (EggNog:ENOG503PDF4) yields the protein MSALHYSRISGGLRESEMEETYLYHKLEAMRTLNSKVTDLETCTSDGCLSLIAGLALAEGGMGDPTAAEAHINGLCTLIDMKRPEEWQHRFYGMLQRIILMAGSYIAASRDPFLESHIIETDDMTLCYPHPYFTKPTSTLLSTAQVQATNLSPFYLTSTPCLEACKADVEGEVLFNVLERLTSICFTPYDNNNSETTSLLLSDTESYIASLLFQPDPSSSSPSKASFHKDRHHKKSKRKGHPYSQAPPIYYPSSSRAWAAAGYLYTHLILSPLWTQTHQDETIDPDLLWHLLNTLREDITKTEAAIKIGAYSPELWIWAVVIAAYTVRVSLQRQQQQQQQDPMTTGLASVAEDIFSTTSSEVLSTSQTVIWHGLTYAESSDSSSSSQDGSGASSQSHDNPDRGPGIPSQPHTYIPPVSPPPKDHLRSLKLFFRQKIAVWSQTTRVADWEGAKQVLSRIVWPNQSAGQLTSYSERLDTVMKTIWYEACLRLQ from the exons ATGAGTGCGCTGCACTATTCCCGAATCAGTGGCGGCCTAAGGGAGTCCGAGATGGAAGAGACGTACTTGTATCACAAGCTCGAGGCGATGAGGACTCTAAACAGCAAAGTTACAGACTTGGAAACGTGCACTAGTGATGGGTGTCTGAGCTTGATTGCTGGGTTAGCCTTGGCTGAG GGTGGCATGGGTGACCCAACTGCTGCCGAGGCACATATCAATGGTCTCTGTACTTTGATCGACATGAAGCGCCCCGAGGAATGGCAGCATCGGTTCTATGGGATGCTTCAAAGAATCATTCTGAT GGCTGGCAGTTACATTGCTGCATCCAGAGACCCGTTTCTAGAATCACACATCATCGAAACCGACGACATGACCCTCTGCTATCCCCATCCATATTTTACCAAACCCACATCAACCCTGTTATCAACTGCTCAAGTCCAAGCCACTAACCTGTCGCCCTTCTATCTGACCTCCACACCCTGTCTCGAGGCCTGCAAAGCCgatgttgagggagaagtaCTATTCAACGTCCTTGAGCGCCTCACCTCAATCTGCTTCACGCCATACGACAACAATAACAGCGAGACGACTtcactcctcctctcagACACAGAGTCTTACATCGCCAGCCTGCTCTTTCAACCAGAcccttcctcgtcttcaccATCCAAAGCTTCATTTCACAAGGACCGGCATCACAAAAAGAGCAAGAGAAAAGGCCACCCATACAGTCAAGCACCACCAATCTACTACCCAAGCTCAAGCCGTGCCTGGGCCGCAGCCGGTTACCTCTACACCCATCTCATATTATCCCCTCTCTGGACCCAAACCCACCAAGACGAGACCATAGACCCCGACCTCCTCTGGCAtctcctcaacaccctccgAGAAGACATTACCAAAACCGAAGCAGCCATAAAAATCGGCGCCTACAGCCCAGAGCTGTGGATATGGGCGGTTGTCATAGCCGCCTACACCGTCCGTGTGTCTCTCCagagacaacaacaacaacaacaacaagacccAATGACGACGGGCTTGGCAAGTGTAGCTGAGGACATCTTCAGCACTACATCATCAGAAGTTTTATCAACCTCTCAAACAGTCATCTGGCACGGCCTCACCTACGCCGAAAGTTCAGattcttcatcttcctcgcaGGATGGTAGCGGTGCTTCTTCACAGTCTCACGACAATCCCGACCGAGGGCCCGGAATTCCCAGCCAACCGCACACTTATATTCCGCCTGTgtcacctccaccaaaggATCACCTCCGTTCCCTCAAGCTATTCTTCCGTCAAAAGATCGCCGTATGGAGCCAGACAACCAGGGTTGCGGATTGGGAAGGGGCCAAGCAAGTGCTGAGTAGAATCGTGTGGCCCAATCAAAGCGCCGGCCAACTCACAAGTTATTCTGAAAGGCTAGATACGGTCATGAAGACAATTTGGTACGAGGCCTGTCTTCGGTTGCAATGA
- a CDS encoding uncharacterized protein (EggNog:ENOG503NW40; COG:P) codes for MPDSPTISDTGTTGNEKLSSEPRGATEHHLEIGRSADDPVDLNANLEARIKNPLEGIPRDQLMLRVEAFCEEKGLAQHVQLFRKGALVAQNPDDYDRIEGTEALDEAEKKALRDEVEHKWRLPAKLFLTIATCSIGAAVQGWDQTGTNGANIFFPDIYGIGGTSTRDKLLLGLVNAGPYLGSALCGCWLSDPINNLWGRRGVIFFSAHFCLWPVIGSAFCHTWWEQLICRLFMGVGMGVKASTVPIYAAENSPASIRGALVMSWQMWTAFGIMLGTAFNLAVWSAGDINWRLMLGAPFIPAVPLLVLIYFCPESPRWYMKKNRYGKAWDAMIRLRNHPIQVARDIFYIHSQLELEEQLLRNSWYFQRMAELFTIPRVRRATLAAFTVMIAQQMCGINIIAFYSTTIFKDAGQDDYQALLASFGFGLVNWLFAFPAFWTIDTFGRRSLLLFTFPQMTWTLLAAGLCTLLEQGTARTALVALFVYLFAAFYSPGEGPVPFTYSAEVFPLSHREVGMGFSVATCLFWAAVLGMTFPFLLESLGTVGAFGLYAGFNALALVMIFFWVPETKQKTLEELDYVFAVPTRKFAGYQVRHVLPWWFKRWVLWRREAKLRPLYTIDHHQGRVGGEGRLGSGTNTLSETEREVKGGGVGGETVKGI; via the exons atgCCGGACAGTCCAACTATTTCGGACACCGGCACTACTGGGAATGAGAAACT TAGCAGCGAGCCCAGGGGTGCCACCGAACATCATCTCGAGATAGGCCGGTCCGCAGACGACCCTGTCGACCTCAAtgccaacctggaagctAG GATCAAAAACCCCCTCGAGGGCATTCCACGAGACCAGCTAATGCTGCGGGTAGAGGCCTTTTGCGAAGAAAAAGGACTGGCTCAACATGTCCAGCTTTTCCGCAAAGGTGCTCTCGTCGCCCAGAACCCGGACGACTACGACAGAATCGAAGGAACCGAGGCCCTCGACGAGGCAGAGAAAAAGGCCTTGCGGGACGAGGTCGAGCACAAGTGGCGCCTCCCTGCCAAGCTCTTCCTGACTATTGCGACTTGCTCGATTGGTGCCGCTGTTCAGGGGTGGGATCAGACCGGCACGAATGGAGCGAACATCTTCTTCCCGGATATCTACGGGATTGGCGGCACATCAACCCGGGACAAGCTTCTTCTCGGGCTGGTCAATGCCGGTCCGTATCTTGGGAGTGCACTGTGTGGGTGCTGGTTGTCTGATCCGATCAA CAACCTGTGGGGCCGTCGTGGTGTCATCTTCTTCAGCGCGCATTTCTGTCTTTGGCCTGTGATCGGTTCTGCTTTCTGCCACACGTGGTGGGAGCAGCTGATTTGCCGTCTCTTCATGGGTGTCGGTATGGGCGTCAAGGCTTCGACTGTGCCTATCTACGCAGCTGAGAACTCGCCGGCCTCGATCCGTGGTGCTCTGGTCATGTCCTGGC AAATGTGGACGGCATTCGGCATCATGTTGGGTACCGCATTCAACTTGGCTGTGTGGAGCGCAGGAGACATTAACTGGCGTCTGATGCTCGGCGCCCCCTTTATCCCCGCGGTCCCTCTCCTCGTGCTTATCTACTTTTGCCCCGAGTCACCTCGTTGGTACATGAAGAAGAACCGCTACGGCAAAGCCTGGGATGCCATGATCAGACTGCGAAACCACCCGATCCAGGTAGCCCGCGACATCTTCTACATCCACTCCCAGCTCGAACTCGAGGAGCAACTCCTTCGCAACTCGTGGTACTTTCAGCGCATGGCTGAGCTCTTCACCATTCCCCGCGTGCGCCGGGCCACCCTGGCCGCCTTCACTGTCATGATCGCCCAGCAAATGTgcggcatcaacatcattGCCTTTTACTCGACCACCATCTTCAAGGACGCCGGGCAGGACGATTACCAAGCTCTGCTCGCGTCGTTTGGGTTCGGGCTGGTCAACTGGCTGTTTGCCTTCCCCGCTTTTTGGACGATTGACACCTTTGGCCGGAGATCACTCCTGTTGTTCACCTTCCCGCAGATGACATGGACCCTGCTGGCGGCCGGCCTCTGCACGCTGCTGGAGCAGGGAACCGCCCGGACCGCCCTCGTGGCGCTGTTTGTCTACCTCTTTGCCGCGTTTTACTCACCCGGCGAGGGCCCGGTGCCGTTCACCTACAGCGCCGAGGTGTTCCCCCTCTCGCACAGAGAAGTAGGCATGGGGTTCTCGGTCGCGACGTGTCTCTTCTGGGCGGCGGTGCTGGGCATGACGTTTCCGTTCTTGCTCGAGTCGCTGGGGACGGTGGGTGCGTTTGGGTTGTATGCCGGGTTTAATGCCCtggcgctggtgatgatCTTCTTCTGGGTGCCCGAGACGAAGCAGAAGACGCTAGAGGAGCTGGATTATGTGTTTGCGGTGCCGACGAGGAAGTTTGCGGGGTATCAGGTGCGGCATGTGCTGCCTTGGTGGTTCAAGAGGTGGgttttgtggaggagggaggcgaagCTGAGGCCGCTTTATACGATTGATCATCATCAGgggcgggttgggggggaggggaggctgGGGAGTGGGACGAATACCTTGTCGGAGACGGAGCGGGAGGTcaagggtggtggggttgggggggagacTGTGAAGGGGATTTGA
- a CDS encoding uncharacterized protein (COG:S; EggNog:ENOG503NZ3K), whose amino-acid sequence MLYRQDKRTVELSEAINSMFRWYEKSAICYAYLSDVHRGQSSMSAIMEEATGVPHHILTGIASLHTCSVAQRMSWASRRVTTRSEDVALLLGWGFLT is encoded by the exons ATGTTGTATCGGCAAGACAAGCGCACGGTTGAGCTGAGCGAAGCCATCAACTCCATGTTTCGTTGGTACGAAAAGTCAGCAATTTGCTACGCTTACCTCTCCGACGTACATCGAGGGCA ATCTTCCATGTCGGCAATTATGGAGGAAGCCACAGGAGTACCTCACCACATTCTCACGGGCATTGCAAGCTTACACACCTGTAGTGTGGCGCAGAGAATGTCCTGGGCGTCAAGGCGAGTTACAACCAGGTCCGAGGACGTGGCCCTATTGCTTGGTTGGGGTTTTTTGACGTGA
- a CDS encoding uncharacterized protein (MEROPS:MER0002014; EggNog:ENOG503NU1N; COG:E), protein MNLQPTAPRTPKSAAINGIIKEKQNRPDLETLKRLYEKLHADPELSGREERTAHVVKTHLEALGFRVRARIGGHGVVGVLDNQRGPRGRTVLLKAELDALPIQEKTNLSYASTKRIKDPVDKKKKPVMHASGHDMHITMVLAAAALLQKAKKKWRGCLIVLFQPDSQGRGAKSMMESGLYDKFQFPNPNIVLCQHINNKSAGKLQLLRGNDLGERLSFLITIPGKGGHSTTPEGCINPILIASSLVLELQTMIQTLYNPNNPALVTCVRINAGHATNEIPDKAELTVEVRAFSGDMMKLLVEAIDLVVGKEFKNAGVLKKKKTIQRLDQFVSPLINDPDALHKIGVQFEDYFGREQIQPMNLEMAMGKLGDDLAVLAREGIPHAYWTLRSTSPGVWDTYERDGRLHELPDTHTAEFAPAEEPTLSVGMEALAVAALTYLKTEGEF, encoded by the coding sequence ATGAATCTCCAACCAACGGCCCCTCGGACTCCCAAGTCCGCTGCCATTAACGGCATtatcaaggagaagcagaaTCGACCCGACCTCGAAACACTCAAACGTCTCTACGAAAAGCTCCATGCAGACCCCGAGCTCTCCGGTCGCGAAGAGCGTACTGCACATGTCGTAAAAACTCACCTCGAAGCTCTCGGGTTCAGAGTTCGTGCTCGCATCGGCGGCCACGGCGTTGTGGGAGTGTTAGACAACCAACGCGGGCCACGCGGCCGTACCGTTCTCCTCAAGGCCGAGCTCGATGCTCTGCCCATACAAGAGAAAACAAACCTATCATACGCAAGCACCAAAAGAATCAAAGACCCCGtcgacaaaaaaaagaagcccGTCATGCACGCCTCCGGCCATGACATGCACATCACCATGGTCCTAGCCGCAGCAGCACTCCTCCAAAAGGCCAAAAAGAAGTGGCGTGGCTGCCTCATAGTTCTCTTCCAACCAGACTCACAAGGACGCGGTGCTAAGTCCATGATGGAATCCGGACTGTACGACAAGTTCCAATTTCCCAACCCAAACATCGTATTATGTcaacacatcaacaacaaaagcgCAGGCAAGCTTCAGCTTCTAAGGGGCAACGACCTAGGAGAAAGGTTATCATTTCTCATCACGATCCCCGGAAAGGGAGGGCATTCGACCACCCCGGAAGGCTGTATTAACCCCATTCTGATCGCCTCGTCGCTGGTGCTGGAACTTCAAACAATGATTCAAACGCtctacaaccccaacaaccccgcgCTTGTTACCTGCGTGAGAATAAACGCCGGCCACGCTACCAACGAAATCCCCGACAAAGCCGAGCTGACGGTCGAAGTCAGAGCCTTCTCTGGCGATATGATGAAGCTGCTCGTTGAGGCGATCGACCTCGTGGTGGGGAAGGAATTCAAGAACGCGGGAGtattgaagaagaagaagacaatCCAGAGGCTTGACCAGTTTGTTTCACCGCTTATCAACGACCCAGATGCGCTACACAAAATTGGGGTGCAGTTTGAAGATTATTTTGGGCGGGAGCAGATTCAACCCATGAACCTGGAGATGGCCATGGGCAAGCTGGGTGATGATTTGGCTGTTCTTGCTCGAGAGGGCATTCCCCATGCGTATTGGACGCTTAGGAGCACGAGTCCGGGTGTTTGGGACACGTATGAGAGGGACGGGCGTTTGCATGAGTTGCCGGATACCCACACGGCCGAGTTTGCACCGGCCGAGGAGCCCACGTTGAGCGTGGGGATGGAGGcgttggcggtggcggcgttGACGTATCTGAAGACGGAGGGTGAGTTTTGA
- the SIT1 gene encoding ferrioxamine B transporter (EggNog:ENOG503NUD0; COG:U), with protein MSLTIGVLLVLLLIAATVAGWRLSGRSPPPHRPALPYPHPSFNDKREKPGNAKQTTDEDIHNEVKIEPLHDFSWQDTPPLQLRPFKPKYHITMAIQTSSPSELIIMDKNYLDRVTARKAILASHPEVVKGYIPSGIAPIRELYAYIMATYLPTRYPTMFSLSPNRTTLHNKITSCLSPVSPLALPPDELLSTLAITIEDDIFLLLPDPATGLHRCVAFLCCHPSGFDPSTKLDQTLAGIHGPVPSYGKIGASMEKFFSKLEVGKPVKRVNWGLQTHKELYTPSGNHIHEHEVGSLTEEDREGIDISQTRLRVELQTLTRLPGTRGIVFSFKTFLYGLDEIRGEGRGEELAVAVEGLRGGNAKGMWVYKGGVRWGERVCGATRCPVIFSLGPRAQLPFAMATKGSDDDPTTDRAESSPTTKEAPPLPAAALSDEKSPGVRRAEALASVLTKADYVFIFFGVFIIAFAYGLDGMLRYAYQPNATASFSKHSLLATVNVLRSVIAAAAQPTSARIADIFGRVELVCLSVFFYTLGTVLEATSQNVETFATGALIYQIGYTMIILLLEVIIADITTTRARLLFSYIPNASFLVLTWVSGNISSAVLAVTTWRWAIGMWCIIYPVCAMPLIISLLVTGRRARRSHVMDGYVDPIRALPWGKFFAYLFWRLDVIGIILMIAVFALLLVPVTLAGGFKTSWTSAHVLGPLIAGFTAIPLFIGWQIYTPQPLVPFRLMKDRAVWAALGIALMLNWAWYMQGDYLYSVLVVAFDFDVMTATRVSSFYTFFSVLTGTVLGFVVYKVRRLKVFIVVGTCLFMVAFGLLIKYRGDTDMSSRAGVVGAQVVLGIAGGMFPYPAQASLQVALKHENLAVMTGLYLATYNLGSAFGGAVSGGIWTQVLPNQLAWRMEGFNNETLATSAYGNPFAFAKQYPVGTPERQALIDSYKYAQRLLTITGICLCVPLIAFASTLRNPKLNDEQTLKEDEPAA; from the exons ATGTCTTTGACGATCGGGGTGCTTCTGGTACTGTTGCTCATCGCGGCAACAGTTGCTGGGTGGCGACTCTCGGGCCGatccccacctcctcatcggcCCGCATTACCTTATCCTCATCCGAGCTTCAACGACAAAAGAGAGAAGCCAGGCAACGCGAAGCAGACAACCGATGAAGACATTCACAATGAGGTCAAAATTGAACCTCTTCACGACTTCTCATGGCAGGacacaccacccctccagCTCCGGCCCTTCAAGCCAAAATACCACATCACCATGGCCATTcagacctcctccccgtcagAGCTGATCATCATGGATAAGAACTATCTTGATCGAGTCACCGCTCGGAAAGCAATCCTGGCCTCCCACCCAGAAGTTGTTAAAGGGTACATCCCCTCTGGCATCGCCCCCATCAGGGAGCTCTACGCCTACATCATGgccacctacctacccacccGCTACCCAACCATgttctccctctctcccaaTCGAACAACCCTTCACAACAAAATCACCTCTTGCCTCTCTCCAGTCTCCCCCCTTGCCCTCCCCCCCGACGAGCTCCTTTCCACCCTGGCCATAACCATCGAAGACGacatcttcctcctgctccccgACCCGGCTACCGGCCTCCACCGCTGCGTGGCCTTCCTCTGCTGCCACCCCTCCGGCTTCGACCCCTCAACGAAGCTAGACCAAACCCTAGCCGGCATCCACGGCCCTGTTCCTTCCTACGGCAAAATCGGTGCTAGCATGGAGAAATTCTTCTCCAAACTGGAAGTGGGAAAGCCAGTTAAGAGGGTGAACTGGGGGCTTCAGACGCATAAGGAGCTGTACACGCCGAGCGGTAACCACATCCATGAGCATGAAGTGGGTAGTTtgacggaggaggatagggagGGTATTGATATTAGCCagacgaggttgagggtTGAGTTGCAGACCTTGACGAGACTGCCAGGGACGAGGGGGATCGTGTTTAGTTTCAAGACCTTTTTGTATGGGTTGGATGAGAttaggggggaggggaggggggaggagctggcggtggcggtggaggggttgaggggggggaatgCGAAGGGGATGTGGGTTTATAAGGGGGGGGTTaggtggggggagagggtttgTGG GGCAACCCGCTGCCCGGTCATTTTCTCCCTCGGCCCCCGAGCACAGCTTCCGTTCGCCATGGCTACCAAAGGCAGTGATGATGATCCCACGACGGACAGGGCGGAATCTTCGCCGACAACAAAAGAAGCTCCACCATTGCCGGCAGCAGCTCTGTCTGATGAAAAGTCTCCTGGTGTCCGCCGTGCCGAGGCCCTGGCTTCGGTTCTCACCAAGGCCGACTacgtcttcatcttctttgGCGTCTTCATAATTGCCTTCGCCTACGGTCTCGATGGCATGCTCCGCTACGCTTACCAGCCTAATGCCACGGCTTCTTTCTCCAAGCATTCACTGTTGGCAACTGTCAACGTTTTACGCTCCGTCATCGCCGCCGCAGCACAACCCACCTCAGCCAGGATCGCCGACATCTTTGGCCGTGTCGAGCTTGTGTGTTTGTCAGTCTTTTTCTACACTCTCGGCACCGTCTTGGAGGCAACTTCACAAAATGTCGAAACATTTGCCACTGGGGCGCTCATCTACCAGATTGGATACACCATGATCATCTTACTGCTCGAGGTTATCATtgccgacatcaccaccacccgagcTCGCCTGCTGTTCAGTTACATCCCCAACGCCTCGTTCCTCGTATTGACTTGGGTCAGCGGAAACATTTCTTCGGCCGTGCTTGCTGTCACAACTTGGCGATGGGCCATCGGCATGTGGTGTATCATCTATCCGGTGTGCGCCATGCCTCTGATCATCAGTCTCCTGGTAACTGGCCGTCGAGCCCGCAGGTCACatgtgatggatggatacGTCGACCCGATCAGAGCTCTCCCCTGGGGCAAATTTTTTGCGTACTTGTTCTGGCGCCTCGATGTCATCGGAATCATTCTCATGATTGCCGTCTTCGCTTTGCTCTTGGTACCTGTCACGCTGGCAGGTGGCTTCAAGACATCCTGGACCAGCGCTCATGTCCTTGGCCCGTTGATAGCTGGCTTCACCGCGATACCGCTCTTCATTGGGTGGCAGATCTATACCCCCCAACCGCTTGTGCCATTCAGACTCATGAAGGATCGAGCTGTGTGGGCCGCCCTCGGAATCGCCTTGATGCTGAATTGGGCGTGGTATATGCAAGGCGACTACTTGTATTCGGTTCTGGTCGTTGCTTTCGATTTCGACGTCATGACGGCCACTCGGGTGTCTTCCTTCTACACATTTTTCAGTGTTCTCACCGGCACCGTTCTCGGATTTGTCGTATACAAGGTCCGCCGGCTGAAAGTCTTTATCGTCGTTGGAACATGCCTCTTCATGGTTGCTTTCGGTCTCCTCATCAAGTATCGAGGTGATACCGACATGTCCAGCcgagctggtgttgttggcgccCAGGTTGTTTTGGGTATCGCCGGCGGCATGTTTCCCTACCCGGCGCAGGCCTCTCTTCAAGTGGCGCTGAAGCACGAGAATCTCGCTGTCATGACGGGCCTCTACCTCGCCACTTACAACCTCGGATCTGCGTTTGGCGGTGCTGTCTCGGGCGGGATATGGACTCAGGTCTTGCCAAACCAGCTTGCCTGGCGGATGGAGGGATTCAACAATGAGACATTGGCAACATCTGCTTACGGGAATCCATTTGCCTTTGCGAAGCAGTACCCTGTGGGCACGCCCGAGCGGCAGGCGTTGATCGACTCTTACAAGTACGCCCAGAGGCTGTTGACGATTACGGGGATTTGTTTGTGTGTGCCGCTGATTGCTTTTGCGTCGACGTTGCGGAATCCAAAGTTGAATGATGAGCAGACTTTGAAGGAGGACGAGCCGGCTGCATAG